In the Sphingobacterium sp. PCS056 genome, AAACACAAGGATGCCTGAAAAAACTGACCTCCTGATAATGTTCTGACTGATCGGGTTTTACCTCCATTAAGATGATCTATAACTTCAAAATCATTATCTGCATTGATCATTAATTTGAGATGACCTCTTGTCAAACGTTCGAATCGTTGATTGGCAATCTGACATAAATCTTCTAAATATTGCGTCGAGATATAATCTACAAATCCATTTCCTTTAAATAGATTAGATAGTATATTTAGATTCTTACTTCGCAGTATGTGCTTATCCAGTTCACTTTGTAACTGTATTTTTTCTGCATATTTCTTTTTCGAGATGATAAGTTGATCCTTTAATGATTGCAGCTGACCGATCAATTTGTCCTTGACATCTTTGGTAAGCTGTAGTTCTTGACTTACGGTATCTAGTTGCGATATATCAACTGCTTCTTGCTTTATTCTGTCCTCTAGTTGTCGTATTGCTGTTTTTACAATAGCAAATTGTTCTTCAAACTGTTTAATTCGGGATTCTTCATTTTCCAGATCATACTGCTGTTGCAGTATTTGCTGTATCGCCTCCGTAGATTCAAAACCATGTACCTGTAATAATTCAGCTATCGATTTCTGATAAGATTCAATTTTTAAACGTGTCGTGTCTAATTGTAGCTGCAGACTCGTAGTATGCGTAGATTGCGTTGCTATCGCAACATTTAATCGATTAATTTCATCAGATAAGTTCTTGAATTCTTGCTCTGTAGCGATGATAGACTGAACTGATTGTGCAATTGTATTTTCAATATCGGAAATGGGCATGAGCTGAAAATCGGGTAGGTTCAGCCGTTTGATCAATTGCTGATGACTCGAAGCGCGGCCCTCAATTGCCGATTTAGATACCGCAATATTAGTCAGCACCTGATTATACTTTTCCTTTTTAGCCTTTAATTCATTCAATTCATCTTGTAACAAGCTTAAGTTGCTTTCTGCTACTGTACAATTCTGCTCTATCGTGACCGCTTCCAACTGCCATTGGTCAAATGCCTGACGGTCATTTGGCTGAAATGTGGTCCACGTAAATTGTTTAAGGTGGTCACTCAAATCGATAGCTATAGTGTCCAACTTGGCGGTATTTAAATCCACATCTTTCTGCAGATTTGACAACTGCGCAGCGAGTTGAATAAACCGCTGTTTTTGTTTTTGAATTTGAACTAATTCAGCAATCACATTTGATTTTTCAGACTGTAATGAATTCAATAATGAAGACAGGTCTTCAGTTTGCATGATATGAGGGTGGTGTTCAGATCCGCATAGTGGACAGGCTTCACCTGCTGTTAATGCATGAGAATAACTCGCTAATTGTTGTTGGACCTGAGCCTTATTTTCATCGGACTGTATCATCTCCAACCGTTGGTTTGCCGTTATTTCTTGATCATTCAATTTTTCATTCCAATTGGATGGATCTAGATCTTCCTGTTCAAATTGCAATAGAATAGCTTGCAGTTCTTTTTTCCTAGTCAGCAATTCTACCTGAAGCTCACTTTGGCTTTTAATGAACAATTCATGCTTGGTATACCAAGCATGAATTGCTACGAGTAGGTTACCTGAAATACGTTTTTCCTTTAATTTTATTATTTCCTGCTGTTTTTCCTGAATGAAAACTTGTTTTTTCTGGATTTCTTGTTCCACATCATGAAGAACAAGCTTGCCCTTAGCTAATCGATCATTATCTTTGCTAATATCACCCTGCAATTGTAGAACTTGAACAATATTTTTAAGATCCTCGACTTCTAATTTTTTATGATCAAGCAGATTGAAGTCACCTTCCACCAGTTTGTATCGACTATTTGCATGGATCAATGCGCCCTGCACAGTATTTAATTGTAACTGTGCACTGTTTACATCTTCTTGCAATTTTGATTCTTCGCTAAGTTCCCTAGCAACGCTATCCAATATATTTTTGAAAATTCGCTCTACTTTCTGAAAAAGCTGAATCTGAGTTTTAAGCGTTTCAATATGAACCTGCTCTGTACTTAGTTGCGCAAAAACCGCTTTCTTTTTTGCAATTTCAAAATGAAGCTGTTGAACCTCTAATAACTTTTGATGATGTTGCTCCAACAGTTGGTGTTTTTTGGTCACATCAAGGAGATCCAATTCTTCTTTTTCCAACTGTGTAAGTAAGTCCGCAATGCTTTCTTCGGTATAGTCTTCCAATGTCTGAACCGCCCCTGAAAGATGTTGGAGTTTCAAGTCTGTTTCTTTATTGAGAGCAGCAACTTTATAAAAAAGGTCATAGTGATCCAAGTTGAAAAGTTCTTTCATCATACTGGATCGTTCGGCACCCTTAAGCTCAAGAAATTCCTTGAATTGTCCCTGTGGAACAATAACAGTACGATTAAAGTTTTTGTAAGAGATGCCCAGTATTGTTTCAGCATCCGTACTCTCTAGTGGTATCTTTTCTTCACCATCAAATACATAAGCTTTTCGTATAGGAGTGGTGACTTTATCAAACTGTTTACCATTTCTTCTCCAAGATGCTTCAAATGCATATTTTTTATTTTCCTTGCCGATAAAGTGAAATTCGATTCTAAGCAGGTTAGCATTCAAATTCATCATATTATAGGCTCTATTATTACTGTTTAGCCGATTTGTATTAGCAAATAGCGCGAAAGTAATGGCTTCTAGGATCGATGATTTTCCTGATCCGACTTTTCCAAAAATACCGAAGAGACCGGCGGAAGTCAAGGATGTAAAATCTATTTCCTGTTTCGTCTGATAGGAGTAGAGTCCTTCTATCGATAGATATAGTGGCAACATATGACTAATTCTCCTTTTCGTTTTGAGTTCCTAATACTTCATTAAATAGTGCTAACAATTCTTCCGATGGCGCTTGATCATTATTTCTGTGACGGTAATAATCGGCGAAATTTTCGTTAATGCTCTTACTTCTTCTGGATACGAGGACTTCTTGTTGTCCATCACGGCGACTATGTACTTCGGGAATGAGGTAGATTATACCGGGATGACTGTCTTCAATACGTTTTCTTTCGGCCTGTGTCAACGATGTTTCGGAGACAAGTGTTAGTTCAACTAAACTATCTTGATGATCTTGTAACCACTCGATAGCATCCGATACCGCATTAAATTTTTTACGAATTAATTGCTTACCAGATCGTAAGGCAATGGTTTTATAAGTAGCTTCTTTTTGAGGTTGAACAGTCACGATAACAACATGTTTATCTTGTCCAGCTTCTGAAAAAGAATAACATAGGGGGCTACTTGAATACACAACAGGTGCTTGATGTCCACCGATTTCCTGATAGCGATGAAGATGACCAAGTGCCGTATATTGTATTTGTGAAGGAATACAATCTGTAAAAACAGTATCAGCAAAACCAATACGTAAAGGTTTCTCTCCCTCGGGTTCTTCTAGGACAGGACCACCTTTTTTGTTCATGTATAAATGTGATACTAAGATATTGGCACCGTTGGAATCGCAATATTGGTCGGCCAAAGATTGCCATTTTTGAGTGATTACTTCATTAAGTCCCAACTGTTCATCTTCTCCTAGATATTCTTTTAACCGATGTTCATTGGCAAAAGCCGTTACGATAACCCGAAGAGGAAAATCTAGATGGGACAATTTAATTTCAAGAAAACCGACATCACCTTTACTAATCTCAAAACCATTTTCAATCTGATAAGGGGCAAATCGCATATTGGGCCTACCGGCAAATAAAATACCGCAATCCCTTGCCAAACTATCTGGTGCATCTATACGATCAGGAGAGTCATGGTTGCCTGCAATAGCAATAACTGGCCTAGTGCCATTATTGGTCAGGCGTTTAAGTGTTTTATAAAGCAGTTCTATAGCTTCTACAGGAGGGTTAAAGGCATCAAATAGATCTCCGGCAACAAGAATAACGTCTACTTGCTCCTGATCTGCGATTGCAATAATTTCTTCCAATACTGCTTTTTGTTCATCAAATCTGGAGAAATAATCCAATCGTTTACCTAAATGCCAATCGGCTGTATGTAAAATTTTTAGCGACATGTTTTATGCGTGAAAACTTAAAATTACCTCGAATTTTCTATAAAAAAGAAGTTAATTAATATTAATATCTATTTTGCTGATTCAGAATAAAATGTATTTTTGTTTCTTATGCATATAACGAAAGATCGCAATCCATATCCTTTTTTGGTTTTTAACCTTGTTTTAACCTTATTTTTTAGCATCCTGCACCAGGATTGTCAAGCTCAATTGAAAGCTATAAAAGGACAGACCGCTTATCCATTTTTACTCAATCTGCCAGAAGGAGAGGCTACTAC is a window encoding:
- a CDS encoding AAA family ATPase, giving the protein MLPLYLSIEGLYSYQTKQEIDFTSLTSAGLFGIFGKVGSGKSSILEAITFALFANTNRLNSNNRAYNMMNLNANLLRIEFHFIGKENKKYAFEASWRRNGKQFDKVTTPIRKAYVFDGEEKIPLESTDAETILGISYKNFNRTVIVPQGQFKEFLELKGAERSSMMKELFNLDHYDLFYKVAALNKETDLKLQHLSGAVQTLEDYTEESIADLLTQLEKEELDLLDVTKKHQLLEQHHQKLLEVQQLHFEIAKKKAVFAQLSTEQVHIETLKTQIQLFQKVERIFKNILDSVARELSEESKLQEDVNSAQLQLNTVQGALIHANSRYKLVEGDFNLLDHKKLEVEDLKNIVQVLQLQGDISKDNDRLAKGKLVLHDVEQEIQKKQVFIQEKQQEIIKLKEKRISGNLLVAIHAWYTKHELFIKSQSELQVELLTRKKELQAILLQFEQEDLDPSNWNEKLNDQEITANQRLEMIQSDENKAQVQQQLASYSHALTAGEACPLCGSEHHPHIMQTEDLSSLLNSLQSEKSNVIAELVQIQKQKQRFIQLAAQLSNLQKDVDLNTAKLDTIAIDLSDHLKQFTWTTFQPNDRQAFDQWQLEAVTIEQNCTVAESNLSLLQDELNELKAKKEKYNQVLTNIAVSKSAIEGRASSHQQLIKRLNLPDFQLMPISDIENTIAQSVQSIIATEQEFKNLSDEINRLNVAIATQSTHTTSLQLQLDTTRLKIESYQKSIAELLQVHGFESTEAIQQILQQQYDLENEESRIKQFEEQFAIVKTAIRQLEDRIKQEAVDISQLDTVSQELQLTKDVKDKLIGQLQSLKDQLIISKKKYAEKIQLQSELDKHILRSKNLNILSNLFKGNGFVDYISTQYLEDLCQIANQRFERLTRGHLKLMINADNDFEVIDHLNGGKTRSVRTLSGGQFFQASLCLALALAESTRSLNRNEKNFFFIDEGFGTQDTDSVNLIFETLNALHKENRIVGIISHVDELQERIPASIKIVKDEERGSLVIHNF
- a CDS encoding exonuclease SbcCD subunit D, giving the protein MSLKILHTADWHLGKRLDYFSRFDEQKAVLEEIIAIADQEQVDVILVAGDLFDAFNPPVEAIELLYKTLKRLTNNGTRPVIAIAGNHDSPDRIDAPDSLARDCGILFAGRPNMRFAPYQIENGFEISKGDVGFLEIKLSHLDFPLRVIVTAFANEHRLKEYLGEDEQLGLNEVITQKWQSLADQYCDSNGANILVSHLYMNKKGGPVLEEPEGEKPLRIGFADTVFTDCIPSQIQYTALGHLHRYQEIGGHQAPVVYSSSPLCYSFSEAGQDKHVVIVTVQPQKEATYKTIALRSGKQLIRKKFNAVSDAIEWLQDHQDSLVELTLVSETSLTQAERKRIEDSHPGIIYLIPEVHSRRDGQQEVLVSRRSKSINENFADYYRHRNNDQAPSEELLALFNEVLGTQNEKEN